GAATATGACGGTTGAAATTTGGTGCCAATCGCTGTAATGAGCCAGgggcaagaaaataaaatgagctGTGTCTGTTTCTTGTGATGGTGGAATACTTATGTTgccctaaaacacacacacacctgatacCAGTCTATACTGTAACCAAACACTTTATAGAATATCACAGCATGTGGTAATAACCATAAAGATGTGACAAACCTTTGATGAAAGTTTAATTGTGTTCGTTTGCGTAGAGTATTCAGAGTGGATATCAGgaatacagagacagagagacagatgcaCTGATTTACTGAAATGTGTAAAGACACACACCCATGCAGTGATGTTGCCAGTGTGGTAGCTTTAGACCTTATATCTTCTATACCTTTAACGGCAAACTTGTGCATCACATATCTCCCTGTCTCCCCTAGCCCGAGCCATTCAATATGAATTATGAATGTTTGAAGATTAAGagcttttttgtatttgcagtttaaGGGCCCAAAATCTTTGGGTGCACTAAATTATTCATATATTCAAATGAATCTGActttgaggacattttttttccccctttcttctcttctttcatGAATTTAGAGTGTACCCTTCAGAGGAATCGGGTGAAATTGCCAACACCATTAGTTGTTAAGGTTTTATAAGAGCACTGATTTCGGTCTACTTTTGGGCATCTTGCTcagacatgtgtttttttttacacgtgttgttttttttatttctgtccccacagagcacattttaaatttcCATCTCACTCATTGTTATTCTGGACAAGTCCTCGCCTGTCAggcttctgtgtgtctgtgtgtgtgtgtgtgtgtgtgtgtgtgtgtgtgacagttaTGCCTCAGTATATTTTCTCTGCTCCATGTCGTCAGATCTGTAGAGCTCATTTTGATTGGCAAGAACCAGCCATGAGATGAAAAGCTGGAGTGTAGTCTGTGCATATTTATTGGCTGGTGTCTGACCTGAAAAATCTCTACAAAACCTAAACtgaaaaaatcccaaattgttCTGCACATCATCACAGAGAAGTGGACACAATATATTATTAGGGATGCAAAGATGGTTTCTCTTGCAATAAGGAGAAGAAAAATTAAAGATTCAGCTTTCCTCTACTCATCAACGTCTTGAATTTTGCTTTTGCGAACTTCCCTCCCAGCGGGGAACTTTGCAAATTGCCGCAGATTACAAGAGCGATGTGATGCATATCTGCCAGCGCATCTACAATACCTAGATGTTCTGACATATAGGAAACTAATAAGTTGTCGGTTATCCAAGAGTTATAAATTGTTCCCTTGAGCGTAGCAGAGTAAGCTTGTCAAGTATACACACTCAGCCCAAAATACTCAAAAGCAGTTGCACACCCTCAATACTGCATGCCTCCCCTTCATTAACATGCAGGGCAGACACCGGTGTCCTCACAAGGGCAGGCTTGGGATTGCATGGAGTCGAAAAGGGCTGGAATATCAGGGAATGACATGGAATTGGTGTCCACGCCGCCTGGGATTAGTAACAAAAACCAGCTGAGGCCAAAACTCTTATCTCCATCCTTCAGtcctctttctcacacacacacacgcacaataAATCCACACACTGCAGTTTGCACAGAGACGTGTAATCACATCCACATAATTAGCTTTGCCAAACATATTCCCCTCTTTAGGAAGAATACAGAATTGGGCGAGTGTAATGATTCCCCGTTTAGAAATGGTCTCTTCTGAGTGTGATTAGTAGAATGAAGGtcagggaaaataaatatttgaataattaaattAGGTTCTTTTCCTCTTCTCCGTGGTGTCTCCCTCAACACTGTCAACACCAGTGAAACAGGCtcattaaaaaatatcttatccacatttcttttctttttcggGGTTCAGACTAAGATGATATTCACAAACGGATAACATTCTCATCAGAGGAATCCCCGATCCGTCACTTTTGTTTCTGGTAAGAGCACATGAATACCAGCTATGTGATGTTAGGGAAAGCTGGATTTGGATGGGAATAAAGTCAAGTCCTCTCATCTCTACCCTCTCTGTTCACGGATGCTGCTAACACCCTCGGGTGCTTGTGTCAGCGGGCAGATGGCGGAGGACGGAGGCATCTGTGTTCCCcttcacagaggagagacaggTGTTAACTGCCACATGATTAACACCTCATGAATATCATCAAGCCCATTCATCAGATTCAGGGCATGTgcactttattttatatcagaGGACACTGAATTGTATGTTTAGAGTTTCCTTTCAAAACAAAGCCACGTACCTTTTCAGTCAAAGTAAACCACTAAAACTTTGGTTAACCTGAAGTAGCaacacatacagctccggaaaaaatgaagagaccactccaaatgtttcttaaatctttatctcttctTGTGTgtcagccattccagtgtctgttgaattccaacacagagaaatttAGTCAGtagttaataaaatataaaaaatgtcattttaccGAAACACATACTAGCAAAACCAGAGAAATtcataatgctgcagtggtctctttattttctccagaCCTGTATGTTCTacttctattaaaaaaaaagtctgtccATTATGTAGACTGAGGATCTCTTGACCTTTCCTTGAGCTTGTACAGTTTTGCAGTAAAGTATTTTAACCCACACTTCAGTGATTATCACAGATTTTGTACAAGCTGTTATTGTCCCTCTGCAATGTACTTAAAAAACTGCAGTGATCTCTTAAGACTGTTAGTCTATCAGGTGCTTGGTCTAGGGCAAAATACCGGGGAAACCAATGCATCAGCAACAACTGTACTTTATGTATGCTGGTAATTAGCAAGATTGCTAACGTGCTAATCTAACAGAGTGAACATTGGGGACATTATGCCTGTTAACACCAAAATGCTATAATCATCATTATGAACCTATTAGCATTCCAACACTGACGGTATCATTTTAAAGCGTCGCTATGCCGACAGTGATTACAGCCTCTCGGAGGCACTCATACGGTTTAACAGAATCAATGCcatcagcaccacagacaggCTCCATTGTATTAGGGCAGTGGTGCAAATTGAAGAAGCAAATGTCAAAATCCCAAACTAGCTGATTGATTTGAGTGGAAACCGCTCCTTTAATAAgatactttttttgtttagaaCAATTAACTCAAAATCCAGTTCCAGCGTATGTTCATCACAATTTGAAATTTAAAGGTGGTGTATGCACTTTACAGAATTGATGTGCTTTGCTTCTGTTAGTACTTATTGTTGAAAGCGGGAATCAGCGGGTCAGAAAGAGAGCTAAGTGAAAATGTGAGCTATAAAATGAACAGAGGTGAGAAGAGATAGAAACTAAAGGGTGTTAAAGGCTAATTCTTTCTACCATGGCCACACTATACTCATTCAGCCGCCAATTTGGGGTCTCGTCTGAGGAGTTTAAACTGCCTGCATGACGGCATTGATTTATTGGTCAATTGTCAAACCATTTCTCTGGCTGTACGTTTATGGATCTTACTGATGTCTGCCCatgtaatgaaaacatttgatagCTTGTTAAGTGTGAGGTTTCTTTGCTCAATGAAAGTGAGCACAAGAGACAATAGATTGGGCTGTTAATGTGATCATTATTGAAAGGtgatgagcagcagagagaaaagtGGGAGGGCAGagctggtggggggggggtggggagagtcacacagagagggagtggGGTTAGAGCGAGCACTACTCCCTCTCTTTACCACTTCTCtagtaaaaaaaaccaacataatTCATTAGTTACAGCCTCTCAGATAGAGACCTGGTGCGTGCGTGTGTTCCCTTTTAAATGTGAGCCCATTAATATCAGAGGACTCGTATCcagacagtgtgtttgtgtgattgtgtgtcaCACTGAATGACAGAGAGAACGGGGGGAGAGGGGACAGGCTCAGGGGGAAGATCTTAAGGGCATCTGGTTTGCTCGGCTGAAATACCAAACACAACGGGATGGATTTCTGCACAACGTGAACGCCACCGAGGAACACCGGTCTCACACATTAAACAAGGTCTGTaacttctcctttttttaaacaatatcagATATGCTGCTCATGCTTTAGGCTGCTTTTCATGAAATGTTTCCAAATTGTTTTGAGAGAGCGGGGACGGTGTTAATCTGCTCTGTAAGAGGGGATTCCTGCTGAATACAAACAGCCATTATTCACCTTAAATGCCTCGAATGTATCCGTCTCGTTTCAGTTGCCAGCAACTTTATTCAGTGCGGTATTACTGCCTGCAGAGTGGTCGTGAGAACAAACACTGtttcagacagacagggagaacAATGGAAACTAAGACAGAGGAAAGATgacatttggaaatgtaagAAGAGACATGTCTATGAGGCTTGCAGGAAAGGATAAATGTAGAGGGCAGGAAATAATGAATTCACCAACTTGGGAAAACTGGCACTCGTCCTGTGGCAGTTCAGAAAAAGAGGAGTGAAGCATTGTGCCTCCAGATagagaaggaagaaaaaaggacagtaaaaaaGGCTTTTCAGGGCATTGAGAGAGCAGGGTTTGTTTgagtttaaaatgatgaaatccCAGTTCactataaacacacagagaaaatgagaTGCACACGGACACAATCAGTATCAGATGTATGTATTGTGTATACTGCTCTAAGAAGTAGCAGGAGTAATTAACAGATACAGACGGAGGTGTAAAATACACTTCACCACAGGGATGGACTAGCACACCAACAATAACACTCAAATCAAAGCAAGAGAGCTCATTATCCACACAGGCCACTGACCAGAATGTCTTCCCATACGTAATGATCACGAATCCCAAATATAAAcgcttgttttctctctgtcaaTTAAAATAAGCCCTTCACACACCTTTAAGATCTCATTACAGTGGAGCTTTTTTGAAATGCTCACCTGCATGCACTGGATATCTGAGAGAATCAGATAGCAGATGGACAGCGGTGCTCGATCCCTGCTGGAGCCGTCGAGTGCTCTCAGGATTTTACCATTCACACGTAAAagcaatgaataaaaacaccagtttattgttttgtggTCTCATTCAAAACATCTACCCGTTTCTCTACATTGAATAGAAGTCATTTATTGGCACATCTTACTAAAGTTCTTACTTCTAAAGTGAACTATCTTAAGAAATATAGATGGTTTGGCGTCTTGTGGGAAAACGGTTGAGAGCTTCTGACGCATTAAAACATCACCGTCTTCATTCTTTCATCATTCCTGCATAACTCTGACCCATAAATGGGTTATCTGTGGTATTCAGGGCTGCTGAGGCGAATTCATGTGGTTGAGCCTCAGGTCTGTTTTTCAGCTGCTCTGGTTCggaatatgaaaaatataacaGGTTTAAAATTCAGGGGTACTTTTTCCCCCCAACAATCTGTTGTTCGAGCTGGAATAGTGTGTTAGCCTGTGTGTGTCAAAATATTTCGTACATGCCTGAAAGTTAATGGTATTGTGCTATTGGCACAGCTCGTCCCTGTTGAGGCATGTGGTGTGAATACTGTATGAGaaagcacacacaaaagaaTATGGCCCAAATGCCATGACATTTTGACACGCGTGGATCTCGTCCATTATTCATGAAGTGAAAAGCTAATACCAGAACTGAACAGAATGGGTTTCTCTCAGGGGTTAAGGTTTTGGTAAATATGTGCGTATGGTGCATGAATGGACTGTCAAATTGTCAGTAATGCGTTAGGCTATTTCCTGTCACCAAAGgatatcaatgttttaattagCACAAATAATTGAGAGTCCACGGCCGTGTTGCTATCCGTTTCTCTGCTTGGTCCTCATGgaaaaatgatatatttcatgaataaaacaataaaaccacacaataaatggaaacaaataGGGATAGATTAAAAGTTTACACCTcttaaatcattcaaatgtattggataaatactgaaaatatttcagtatgcaagtaaaaaatacacactGTACAAAGGACATGAAAACAGGGAGTGAGGAGCACAAGATGTTTCTGTGGACAGAACCTATAAGAGACAGATTGTGCCACATACATATTGAACACCGACAGTGAGAAACATTATAAGGAGATGATGAAAAAATGAAGGAGGGTGAGGAACAGATTGAGAAAGTGGAGCAGAGGAAGCTTCACGGCACAATGTCTCAGGAGTTTTGCTGAACATACTCCACCAACAGAGGAGGAGACCGTGTGAGGAGTGACTTGCAGAGATTGTGCCGCTAAGGAAGGGGTTTGATCAGGACAAAGGGCAGCATCGGGAAGAGAAGGCGTGACGTCTTTAGATACAGACTGGCGGCGGACCATGCTCAAGTCAAGACCCAGCAAGGAAAGGTGGAGTAGAGAGAGTAGAAAGCTGGGGAAGGATGAAGAGACATTTGCTCAGGGCGGCTGGGTTAGAAGAGTGTGTCGTAGAGATAACCAAGGCTTTACAGGATATATTTAGAGCTCTTTAATAGGTTAAGGGGCAATAACAAGCTGAAATATATATAGATCATGAAAGAGCAAGTTGTAGCTCAGAGTTAAAATGAGGAGCATTTCTGCCAGGACCCGTCTATTAGCCTCAGGCTGTTAGACTccagaggaaagaggagaatgAGGAGGCTGAAAGGCAGAACAGTTTCAAAGTGTCTGAACTCCACATGGCCCAGACTGGGAGTGAGGGGGAGATACTTCTTAAAGAAGTTAAAGAAGGTCAGAGACTAAAATCAAGTGAATTGAATATATTTAGGAAACAGCCAGCTCTTGTGAAGTCCGGTCGAAAGGAATGCAACCGAGTCCTGAAGACCAGACAGGCTATTCATAGTTTTGACATCACAGCCCAATGGGATTGCTCACCTGGAGGGCAAAAAACAAAGCTGCCCTTCACTGCCCGACAACGACTTTAACCACCAGCTGCTGTTCAGCTCTTACAGAATCCTGTCCCAAAATGAAAACCCAGAGAGGTGGAGAGTGTGGCAATTAGACATGGCACAACCCCTGATGTGTACATTTCTCCTCAAAAGCCACCAGACTTATTTACATTACCAGTCATTTAACCTTGCTGATAATCGAGAAAGTAAACCTCATCAAAACTATTATGGCTGACTTTCCATTGTGTCATCAAACACCATAAAAATCCTTAATGAAGAGTTAATGTAAAAGTATGCcggctctctctctgtgctaTTCCACCTCTGCCAAGATGCGTTATCTTTGCAGCCGACATTAGCAGCTAATTAGCACCATGTCCGCCTGCAGTCCAACAGAGAAAAGGCCATATCAGCTCAGAGGGAAGGGTACGAGTAGATTGAATCACACCTGAGTGAGTTTGAGAATTACAGTAGGAAAAGCAAGACACTTTCTGTACACGCATACTTTAAATAAGGCAAGTTCTCTCACCgctgttttaaaaagcaaccATCAAAGAGTTTTAAAGCCTGCATGTTAGACCTTaaccattgtgtgtttttgacattGGCTTATTGTTTAGCAGAAAGCTGAAATAAGATAATGATCATGTAAGAAACGCTTCACGCGGTGTTGTTACAGGTACAACAAAGAAAACCTCTGCCCAGGTCACTACTACAGGTGCTTGGCGTGGTCAGAGGTGAAACAGAAACGCTtaacaagagagagaaagcagcgAAACACTGATTATCCAAGTGTTGGATCACACTTCAGGAACGATGTAAATGAGACTGTGAGGGCTGAAAGGATTCGGAGACAAATATTACCCCAGATCCAACATGTCTGACTAcctaaaaacagataaaaagcaCTATATTCCTAGACATGTCTGCACAATTTCCCAATTAGCCCTTGTTGTTCTCTGTATTACGCTTGTAGCTGTTCCTTAGGAAAATAACTACTGGTATTCATTTAATGTaggcgtgtctgtgtgtgtgtgtgcatgcgtatGTTTGACCTCTTCAGCCTCAACGGGCCTGCACGGCCTGCCCTCTTAAAGTAGATTAGCTTGAAAAAGAACTGAACGTACCTTGTTGCCTGGATACAAAAAGCATCATTAAGCCCAATTATCAGCCTCTTCAGTTCACAATGAACAAGCTTCATCACAGATTTCAAAACAACGTATCATTAATGACAGCAGCCTATACAGAGCAGGAGAGCGTGGGAGGATGACAGCAGGAGAAGGACAGCTGATAAGATATGTAAAAGGTGGCAGAGTGAAATTAGATCAAAGAGTTGGGGAATGAATGGAGAGCGTTTCAGTGTCAAGTTTGTGGAATTTTCTGTCAGGCACATGACTGATTATTGACATAATTTTAGCAGAAATATTAACATGAGATTGAATGTTGTAAAATGTCGCtatcaataattaaaattgtaatgaaaatgtttaaaatcaaGATGGGGGAATCATTTCAGGAAGAAACTGAATTAAAAAGGTGTAGATTTAGGATGGCAATAGTTAGAGGACAGCAAAAGGGGAGAGGGGCAGGCATGTGCAGTGAATATTTCAATACTGGAAAAAAATCCATACAAGTCAACAAAGACTGCAAGACATTTTTCATTGGGTCGGGGAAACCACTGGGAGGATTTGATAAAGAAAACAGAGCTGGGGCAAAAGAGTATGCAATTACAGAAAGTGAGAGAAGCCTAACTCTCCCTCCTCATTATGCTGTGCATCTCCCTGAAGGTACAGCAGGCTGTAGATTAAAGAGAGCTAAATTCTTGTCAACTGTACCAtccatagagagagagagagagagagagagagagagagacagattgaGAGAATAAATACTGAATAAGAGTTTGGGGACAGAGTGGCTTGCTTAAAACTTCACACACGACCTTGTTCAATAGAAGATTAAGTTTTGTACAAACACTGACAAATGGAACAGGAACAGAATAAAAGCGTTGGGATCGATCAGgtgcaacacatttaaactgttatcatttataaaaggtaaattgtgcaaaacacagcagaagCAATAGTCAGAGAAGTGTTCAGATCATCTGGCATTATCTTAAAGTCAGCTCTCTGCTATTGCTATTGCTATTGCTATTGCCTTGTTGTGTCTGCTGCTTTAAACTTCTCATTGACATGTGTCAatactccacacacacacacaataacattttctctgcaaaagtacaaaaagtagtTTTGTAGTGTCTAAGTACAACATATAACCTGCcctacaacaacaaacacctgaATGAGCTAATTGTTCCACACAATTTACCCAATGTTTTGCACAGGTTAAGGCTAAAAGGCTTAACTGTGCTAGGTAGCTAACTGATTGTCTACTAAAATATCTTACATTTAACACTCTACTTACACAAAACAATGTAAGTAAGTCAAAGGaattccaataaaaaaaaactactacGAATTAACTCCTAATGACAATTTAAATGATACAACTTTTACTAGCAGACGAATTGTATTGGCTAATGCTAATCGCTGTAGCAAATTCCTAGTTCTTCCAGCACATACACGTATCCCAGGCTTGCTGTCAGCGTTACTTTAAATCCAGACAAATGTTTACAGGTGTTCACAAAAATGCATATTGTCATTGTCAAGATAAACATTCATAGTTATCTTACCtgtgcaaaacatattttggcaATATGCGACGAAACTCTGCCATATACACGATATTGGGGTAAACTACCTCAGCTTTGAACGAGATAAATCCTGCGAAACAGAACAACAGCTGATCTCTGACCCCTGACCCCCTCTGCTTAAAAGTGTTCACAAATAGCACATTCGCACATATAGAGCCAATCtagtacatttaaatgacagaCTGTCCACATTTTGAAGGTGTATttagtcattttattatttagccAGTTCACACGAGAAATAGGCGATGTAGTTATTGCAGTTTGGTGAAGTTTTATTCTACTGACCTTTATAGAAAAACTTTCAATGTAGGCcaagaaaaatgtcaatgaaaataaataaaaggataaCAATACAACTAAATAGGTGCAAATAACACATATCGCATACATATTCTTTTCTAAAGATTTGATCATTATATTTGACAGTTTCATAATTTATCTTAGTATTTAAAAGTGTAATAGTCCATTACTTTAACTTCActtacaaatcaaatcaaattttGGGTTCACAAAAGTTTATTATGTCCTTAAAACGTACCATTAATAAAATAGGCCTACCATGAATTCAATGTTAAGTGCATTAAGTTCAACGTGTTGTAATTACACTGACTCACTCTTGCTGCCATAATGATTAGTTTATGATATATAATCTTGCAATCAAGCATGAAAAGAAATTGAATGTAGGCTATACAGTGTTAAAGAAAGTCTGTTCTTAGATGTGATTCTGGTTCATCATTGCTAACATTCtatacaaatactgtatatggtATGTTTATATCTTAGAATCTGGAGAAACATACATTGGTTGGATATATAATGTGAACAATGTTGTTGTGCAATTTACTCCATTCGCTGAATATAATTTGGTCAGGCAGGCACACATATGGTCCATGGTGAAATGCATAACCATGAAATGGAGACAAAGGAGGGGAGAGCTGGCAGATAAGACAGAAATGAGTTCTCACCACTGTgttgcaaagtgtgtgtgatgaccCCCCTACTACTTTTCTGGTCATGGTTAATCATTCGTCTCTTTGAAGTGTCTTTCTCCGCTGCTATAGATCAAGTTAAGACAGAAGGCTGGCCTAACCCAAATACaactctctgtgtctctctcctaGACAAAGACTGAACATTTCCATTTTACAATACTCAGTCACATGTTCATGTCACTTTTGTATCGTGCAGTAATACGCAGTGGAACAATATCAGCAGTATTAATATGCAGTGGAGGAGGGTAGGCTCTCAGCTGTCTTTGTGAAAGCTGATTATGAGGAGTTTAATTTCATCAGATAAGGATGCCTTCGTTTATTGGCATGAAAGGCTCCAGGCTCCAGACTGACAGGCTTTCAATGACACAAGCACTCCCCCTGCTGTTTCCCTTTATTATAGTCCAGTCAGTAAAGCTCATTTATGCTGTCATTTATCCTTTGACAGTCACACAGTATTTGATTACCACGACAGATCAGTGTCTACAGGAGTTTTGCGCGAGACTATATTGCATGATTGTGAGTAATTCATACAAATTTCATACATTATAACATAAACCAACACTTAAGCTGCACCTGTTTGCTTGTTTCATTGCtgcaaatacattcaaatatatttatatttattcacagATTTATAATCTCCTTAGTCTTGCAGATGAGTGAATTCAACAATCAATGGGCAATGcaaaaaaattataatatttttgcaAATAGCATTTGAGTACTTGTGAAtcaatttgatgtttttcaaTTAGCATGAACTCTCCATGAGGTACTCCAAGAGGGATACaagaaatgattattattttcaacTATTATTTGATAGAAATCTGTTCTGCATCTGGGGGCCCTTGAAGTAAATTGTTGGCCCTGAATCAGAATTGATGAAGTgctctctttcctccttcttAATTTCTGCCAAAGCTGGATATGGGTGACAGCTCTTGTGTTAGCAAGCATCTGCCATGCTGAAGTGTTctggaggaagaaaaataaacacttggCAGCTTTAGCAGACAAAAGAGATTTCTTCTGGCCATTTTAGTTATGAATGTTGATGTGTCTTTCTGTTGCTCCACAAAAAAATTCACTAACCTTTTGTTTCTCTCATACAAATCCAATCATTTATGCCGAACATCAGCCAGGATGTCAGGGATGGACGTCTCGTTGGGGGACCATAATGAGACTACAATCTCTCAGATAGACAATGGGACCTTTCTACGGTTCTCGCCAACCTCTTCTTCCACCTCAGCGGCCGCCTCGTCGCCAGGACGTCCGGGCAACGTTTACGTTTATGTATGGCTCTTCCTTGGCCTGCTGGTATTCCTGCTGACGCTGCTCATCATCTCCCTCCACAGGCtgaaaaacataatttcctcctcctcatcggTCCCAGACTGCAGCAGCGAAGGAGGGAGCTCCTTCACCAACATGGAGATCTGTAGCATCTCTTCTCAGAGGTCCACCATCTCCTCACTGTCCACCTGAGGTACATAGCAGGGAGCACGTACAGTACAGACACATGGACATGTATGTATTCCCCTGTGCATGCATGCTTATATGCTGAAAGCAGaaaagcacgcacacacacaaaacacatggaGGCCCAGCACTTCCTCActgttgcaaaaaaacatttgcttac
This Eleginops maclovinus isolate JMC-PN-2008 ecotype Puerto Natales chromosome 11, JC_Emac_rtc_rv5, whole genome shotgun sequence DNA region includes the following protein-coding sequences:
- the LOC134872497 gene encoding serine rich and transmembrane domain containing 1, which translates into the protein MSGMDVSLGDHNETTISQIDNGTFLRFSPTSSSTSAAASSPGRPGNVYVYVWLFLGLLVFLLTLLIISLHRLKNIISSSSSVPDCSSEGGSSFTNMEICSISSQRSTISSLST